The following are from one region of the Chloracidobacterium sp. genome:
- a CDS encoding leucine--tRNA ligase, with protein MDEKYFAKKIEAKWQAKWAENRTFETQIRNDKPKFYQLEMLPYPSGNLHMGHVRNYSVGDAVAWYKRLKGFNVLHPIGWDSFGQPAEDAAVKRGVNPRNWTEENITVMQGQLQRLGLSYDWSRQMFAHRPDYYKFDQWFFLKMYEMGLAYKRMTQVNWCETDKATLSNEQASGGLCWRCGNPVTKKDLEQWFLKTTAYADELLDGLDQIEAGWPQNVLKRQRDWIGRSEGAYVDFKIRIATGALHRSTIDAPVSIRVFTTRIDTIYGANAVVVAAGHPVISAYRESFAPDVRAKIDEIVLDSAKPKDREGEGEKDGIDTGLKVINPFSSEPLPVWVGNYVMMEYGTGAVMSVPAHDERDFEFARKFGLPIRQVISEPHLVHEHHTMQALALEVPFTESGVLVHSDYWNNKTSDEAIKEMTAYAHVHGFGEAATTFRLRDWGISRQRFWGAPIPIVYCGKCGVVPERFENLPVELPENAPITGIGESPLAKAPEFYETTCPQCGSAAKRETDTMDTFIDSSWYFFRYTDPTNEVMPFSPDVAEYWTPVDQYIGGDDHAVMHLIYTRFWTKVMRDIGLVKFDEPVTRLLTQGMVVGETFFDDSTGKRIYEVPANVSIDRDEKGRITEARDAAGKKLKFAIERMSKSKGNGVDPDEMVDIYGADASRLFVLFAAPVENELVWNEAGIEGALRFLQRVWRFVYKWHSALADETGEERQSDDSAEARKLRQKTHQTIKRIDQSLDTLQFNTPVAALMELSNALYEFKGEPETAASQDVEAVREAVTSLVLMMVPFAPHTAEELYSIIIGNENGIIGNEARFPAYDEEIARADEIEIAVQVNGKLRARIFAPPDAEDEVLRSMAMEDEKVREYTGGKQMLKVIVVPNRLVNIVVR; from the coding sequence ATGGACGAAAAATATTTTGCAAAGAAGATCGAGGCCAAATGGCAAGCAAAATGGGCCGAAAACCGAACCTTCGAGACCCAGATCCGCAATGACAAGCCGAAATTCTACCAGTTGGAAATGCTCCCCTACCCATCGGGCAATCTCCACATGGGCCACGTCCGGAATTACTCGGTCGGCGATGCGGTCGCCTGGTACAAACGTCTTAAGGGATTCAACGTTTTGCACCCGATCGGCTGGGATTCCTTCGGGCAGCCAGCAGAAGATGCTGCGGTAAAGCGCGGTGTCAACCCGCGTAACTGGACCGAGGAGAACATAACCGTCATGCAGGGCCAGCTGCAGCGTCTCGGGTTAAGTTACGATTGGTCGCGCCAGATGTTTGCCCATCGGCCGGATTACTACAAGTTTGACCAGTGGTTCTTCCTAAAAATGTATGAGATGGGCCTTGCGTATAAACGAATGACGCAGGTCAATTGGTGCGAGACCGATAAAGCCACGCTCTCGAACGAACAGGCCAGCGGCGGGCTTTGCTGGCGGTGCGGGAATCCGGTCACGAAAAAAGACCTTGAACAGTGGTTTCTGAAAACTACAGCGTACGCTGACGAACTGTTGGACGGCCTTGATCAGATAGAGGCTGGTTGGCCTCAAAACGTTCTGAAGCGTCAGCGTGACTGGATCGGCCGATCGGAAGGCGCATATGTCGATTTCAAGATACGGATCGCTACCGGAGCACTACATCGTTCGACGATCGACGCACCAGTTTCGATCCGCGTTTTCACGACCAGGATCGACACGATCTACGGGGCGAACGCCGTTGTGGTTGCCGCGGGCCATCCGGTCATTTCTGCTTATAGGGAATCGTTTGCGCCGGATGTTCGAGCCAAGATCGACGAGATCGTCCTTGACTCGGCCAAACCGAAAGATCGCGAAGGAGAGGGCGAGAAAGACGGCATCGATACCGGCCTCAAAGTGATCAACCCATTCAGTAGCGAACCGCTGCCCGTCTGGGTCGGCAATTACGTGATGATGGAGTACGGGACCGGCGCGGTGATGAGCGTTCCGGCTCACGACGAGCGCGATTTCGAGTTCGCCCGGAAGTTCGGCCTCCCGATCCGTCAGGTGATCTCGGAACCGCACCTGGTTCATGAACATCACACGATGCAGGCATTGGCGTTGGAGGTGCCGTTCACTGAGAGCGGCGTTCTTGTTCATTCCGACTATTGGAACAACAAAACCAGTGATGAGGCGATAAAAGAGATGACCGCATACGCCCATGTCCACGGTTTTGGCGAGGCAGCAACGACGTTTCGTCTGCGCGATTGGGGCATTTCACGACAGCGATTTTGGGGAGCGCCGATACCGATCGTTTACTGCGGGAAGTGTGGGGTCGTGCCCGAGAGATTCGAGAATCTACCGGTCGAATTACCTGAAAATGCACCGATCACCGGAATCGGCGAATCGCCTTTAGCAAAGGCTCCCGAGTTCTACGAAACAACTTGTCCGCAGTGCGGCTCCGCCGCAAAGCGCGAGACGGATACGATGGATACTTTCATCGACTCATCGTGGTATTTCTTTCGATACACCGACCCGACCAATGAAGTGATGCCATTTTCACCCGACGTTGCAGAGTATTGGACCCCGGTCGACCAGTATATCGGCGGCGACGATCACGCTGTGATGCATCTGATATACACGCGTTTTTGGACCAAAGTGATGCGCGATATCGGCTTGGTCAAATTCGACGAGCCGGTGACCCGTCTACTGACCCAGGGAATGGTCGTGGGTGAGACATTCTTCGATGATTCGACAGGCAAACGGATATACGAAGTCCCAGCGAACGTCAGTATCGATCGCGACGAAAAGGGCCGAATCACCGAGGCCCGTGATGCTGCGGGTAAAAAGCTGAAGTTTGCCATCGAACGGATGTCGAAATCGAAAGGCAACGGAGTCGATCCTGACGAAATGGTCGACATATATGGAGCTGATGCCTCGAGACTATTTGTGCTTTTCGCTGCGCCGGTCGAGAACGAGCTTGTCTGGAACGAAGCCGGCATCGAGGGCGCTCTGCGATTTCTGCAGCGGGTTTGGCGGTTCGTATATAAATGGCATTCGGCCTTAGCGGACGAAACCGGCGAAGAGCGTCAATCCGACGATTCTGCAGAGGCCCGCAAGCTCCGCCAAAAGACCCATCAAACGATCAAGCGCATCGATCAGAGCCTCGATACTTTGCAGTTCAACACGCCGGTCGCAGCTTTGATGGAGCTTTCGAACGCACTTTACGAGTTCAAAGGAGAACCGGAAACGGCCGCCAGTCAGGATGTCGAGGCCGTAAGGGAAGCAGTTACGAGTCTTGTCCTGATGATGGTTCCGTTTGCACCACACACGGCTGAGGAACTTTATTCGATCATTATCGGCAACGAGAACGGGATCATCGGCAACGAAGCAAGGTTCCCCGCGTATGACGAAGAAATCGCGCGGGCGGATGAGATCGAGATAGCTGTTCAGGTGAACGGCAAATTGCGGGCGAGGATATTTGCCCCGCCGGATGCCGAGGATGAAGTGCTGAGATCGATGGCCATGGAAGACGAAAAGGTCCGCGAATATACCGGAGGGAAGCAGATGTTGAAGGTCATCGTGGTTCCTAATCGACTGGTAAATATCGTCGTTCGATAA
- a CDS encoding VanW family protein — translation MRRRLSEIHPIVYKTRIRQKRLFRRLDDITRRTTFAAEKSAAELPFACHRHQSLLRRKLGDSDPQLQENKVVNLSIACPTIDGLMIRPGETFSFWRQVGQTTADKGYLEGMQLSQGRVVRGVGGGLCQLANLLYWMALHTSLAVIERHHHSFDPFPDDNRVLPFGSGAGVFYNYIDLRFFNPTRSTFQIKLWITDDHLKGSILSDIEPIYSYHIFEKGHRFLVKNGKNFRENEIWRNVVDRRSGETEREELIVANFSEVLYDPPNVPAA, via the coding sequence ATGAGAAGACGACTTTCTGAAATTCACCCGATCGTTTACAAAACCCGGATCCGGCAGAAACGCCTTTTCCGGCGGCTGGACGACATCACCAGGCGAACCACCTTCGCCGCGGAGAAGAGCGCGGCCGAGCTGCCGTTTGCGTGCCACCGGCACCAGTCGCTGCTGCGTCGAAAATTAGGCGACAGTGATCCGCAACTGCAGGAAAACAAGGTGGTTAATCTAAGCATCGCGTGCCCGACCATCGATGGCCTGATGATCCGGCCTGGCGAAACGTTTTCGTTCTGGAGGCAGGTCGGACAAACGACGGCCGATAAAGGTTATCTAGAGGGAATGCAGCTCTCTCAAGGCAGGGTCGTCCGCGGCGTAGGCGGCGGGCTATGTCAGCTTGCAAATCTGCTTTATTGGATGGCGCTACACACATCACTCGCGGTGATCGAACGGCACCATCACAGTTTCGATCCTTTTCCGGACGACAATCGCGTGCTTCCGTTCGGGAGCGGAGCCGGGGTCTTTTACAATTACATTGACCTCAGATTTTTCAATCCGACGCGATCGACCTTTCAGATCAAGCTCTGGATAACCGACGATCACCTGAAAGGATCGATCCTCTCAGACATCGAACCCATATATAGCTATCATATATTCGAGAAAGGCCATCGTTTTCTCGTCAAGAACGGAAAGAACTTCCGCGAAAACGAGATCTGGCGGAATGTGGTCGACCGCCGTTCCGGCGAAACCGAGCGCGAGGAACTCATTGTCGCGAATTTTTCCGAAGTGCTTTACGATCCGCCTAACGTTCCCGCCGCATAA
- a CDS encoding biotin--[acetyl-CoA-carboxylase] ligase → MKITTLSFDTIDSTNTEALKQARLGAEEGLCVVARQQTAGRGRQGRVWFSENDAGLYFSMLLRPNIEPQFLSLITLMAGVAVHDTLREFGLLPDIKWVNDVLVNEKKISGILAETTETEKGLAVVLGIGINIRSSNFPPEIADTATSIEDASIHISNGSRTVPSPEQLAHVLTNFLVHFYESLAGPDGTHKIVDEWRKRSTYFSGKKVRVSLENGMLEGMTEGLEENGALRLRLSDGEVELIQSGDVERIRVQ, encoded by the coding sequence ATGAAGATAACGACCCTCAGCTTCGACACGATCGACTCGACCAACACCGAGGCCCTGAAACAGGCCCGGCTTGGTGCGGAGGAAGGCCTGTGCGTCGTCGCCCGGCAGCAGACCGCCGGTCGCGGGCGGCAGGGACGGGTTTGGTTCTCGGAGAACGACGCAGGCTTATATTTCAGCATGCTCCTTCGTCCGAACATCGAGCCTCAGTTTCTATCGCTGATCACTTTGATGGCCGGGGTCGCAGTTCATGACACTCTCAGGGAATTTGGCCTGCTGCCCGACATAAAATGGGTGAACGACGTTCTCGTGAACGAGAAGAAGATCAGCGGCATTCTCGCCGAAACGACCGAAACGGAGAAGGGCTTAGCAGTCGTTCTGGGCATCGGGATCAATATCCGCTCATCAAATTTTCCCCCGGAGATCGCCGATACTGCGACATCGATCGAAGATGCATCGATCCATATCAGTAACGGATCACGGACGGTTCCGTCCCCTGAGCAGCTTGCACATGTACTGACAAATTTCCTTGTGCATTTTTACGAGTCGCTCGCCGGCCCCGATGGCACGCATAAGATCGTCGATGAGTGGCGAAAGCGGTCAACCTATTTCTCAGGCAAGAAGGTACGCGTCTCCCTCGAGAATGGTATGCTTGAGGGCATGACCGAGGGCCTGGAGGAAAACGGAGCTCTTCGGCTCAGGCTTTCGGACGGTGAAGTCGAGCTGATCCAGTCCGGCGACGTCGAACGTATCCGCGTTCAATGA
- a CDS encoding HEAT repeat domain-containing protein produces MFRRIPFLGALIHLSLLIAINGQVIPDQVNPERLFIEDRLRREIASGTTEQKRNALFEIRNFRSERTSAIAIPALRDRDETVRATAASSVVFMRPREAVTALRPLLSDKMPFVRKEAAYALGKVGDPLAAVELIRSMQRDKDREVRAAAAFALGTTGSIDAVGPLTAALEKKPTENDEFIRRSAARSIGQLAENVRGLNESSQTPESFLPERYKTAAMLDITDVAESFPVFRSSEEVLKRVLLDRSETDDTRREAAFALGAIGNPSSVAVLRAQKGGPDPYLAEICREALIRMNIPE; encoded by the coding sequence ATGTTCCGACGAATACCGTTCCTTGGAGCCCTTATTCATCTATCGCTTCTGATCGCGATAAACGGACAGGTCATACCTGACCAAGTAAATCCCGAGAGGCTTTTCATTGAAGATCGTCTCAGACGCGAGATCGCGAGCGGGACCACCGAACAAAAGCGAAATGCTCTGTTCGAGATACGTAATTTCCGTTCAGAGCGGACATCCGCGATCGCCATTCCAGCTTTACGAGACCGCGACGAAACTGTCCGTGCAACTGCTGCGTCATCGGTTGTGTTTATGCGTCCGCGAGAAGCCGTGACCGCGCTGCGGCCTCTTTTGTCGGACAAAATGCCATTCGTTCGAAAGGAAGCGGCCTACGCCCTCGGGAAGGTCGGCGACCCACTTGCGGCGGTCGAATTGATCCGATCAATGCAGCGCGACAAAGATCGAGAAGTTCGGGCAGCGGCGGCATTTGCCCTCGGCACGACGGGAAGCATTGACGCTGTCGGGCCATTAACAGCGGCGCTTGAGAAAAAACCAACAGAAAACGACGAATTCATCCGCCGATCTGCTGCGAGGTCGATCGGGCAGCTTGCCGAAAACGTCCGTGGCCTTAACGAAAGCAGCCAGACGCCCGAGAGCTTTCTTCCCGAGCGTTATAAAACCGCGGCGATGCTGGATATAACGGATGTTGCCGAGAGTTTCCCGGTCTTCCGGTCATCCGAAGAAGTTCTTAAGAGGGTCCTTCTTGATCGGTCAGAAACGGACGACACGAGACGAGAGGCGGCTTTTGCCCTTGGTGCGATCGGGAACCCATCATCAGTGGCCGTCCTCCGAGCGCAGAAAGGCGGCCCAGATCCGTATCTTGCCGAGATCTGCCGCGAAGCACTGATCCGAATGAACATTCCGGAGTGA
- a CDS encoding type III pantothenate kinase: MLLAIDIGNSTIKFGIFSGSELIHKFSIPTVLDYDPDELMFERFRYVKERFIRIDTVVASSVVPSIEPVLTGACKEFLNVTPVFVTNVVDLGLTIKYDPPESLGTDRLVSGFSAAETHGKPVVVCSFGTATTIDAISSNGEFLGGVIFPGVGTMSHSLQLKTSKLPLVQISKPDRVVGTSTESSIRSGIFHGHIGAAKYLIKSIAAEMKDEPKIVATGGYAKMMASELAVIEIVDENLLLNGLRMIHERIV, from the coding sequence ATGCTTCTGGCCATCGACATAGGCAATTCAACGATCAAGTTTGGAATTTTCAGTGGTTCCGAACTAATCCACAAATTTTCGATTCCGACGGTGCTTGACTATGATCCGGACGAACTTATGTTCGAACGGTTTCGCTACGTCAAAGAGCGGTTCATTAGGATCGATACCGTAGTCGCTTCATCTGTTGTTCCCTCGATCGAACCGGTCCTGACCGGGGCTTGCAAGGAATTCCTAAATGTTACTCCGGTCTTTGTTACCAATGTCGTCGACCTTGGTCTTACGATCAAATATGATCCGCCTGAATCGCTCGGTACCGACCGATTGGTAAGCGGATTCTCAGCAGCTGAAACTCACGGCAAACCGGTCGTCGTCTGCAGTTTTGGGACAGCGACGACCATCGACGCGATCAGCTCAAATGGAGAATTTCTTGGTGGTGTGATCTTTCCCGGTGTCGGGACGATGTCACATTCACTGCAGTTGAAGACCTCGAAACTCCCGCTCGTGCAGATCTCGAAACCCGATCGTGTTGTCGGGACCTCGACCGAATCTTCGATCCGGTCGGGCATCTTCCACGGTCACATCGGAGCAGCGAAATACCTGATCAAGTCGATTGCGGCCGAGATGAAAGATGAGCCGAAGATCGTCGCAACCGGCGGTTATGCAAAAATGATGGCTTCGGAATTGGCTGTGATCGAAATTGTCGATGAAAATCTTTTGTTGAACGGCCTTCGCATGATCCACGAACGGATCGTGTAA
- the egtD gene encoding L-histidine N(alpha)-methyltransferase yields MESCTSPELTKFAEDVLAGLTSTPKQLSSRYFYDDEGSRLFMEIMKLPEYYPTRAEFKIFEEQTDEICRAFTDGAIGIDLIELGAGDGAKTAVLIHHFLKEGIDFTYSPIDISQEANDALSTRFKTMFPDLKISPLTGDYFKVLGSLKNGSGRRKVLLFLGSNIGNFQQDKALGFFRELRAVMNANDRLFIGFDMQKDPRVIVAAYDDPEGVTAAFNLNLLSRINRELGADFDLSKFSHYAQYRPVECAARSFLISRERQTVTIKALNRSFDFDQWEPIFMEISQKYTRAMIEELSSDSGFEIEQEFHNPDDFYIDSLWRPM; encoded by the coding sequence ATGGAATCCTGCACTTCTCCGGAACTAACGAAATTTGCTGAAGACGTACTTGCGGGGCTGACATCTACACCAAAACAGCTTTCATCGCGTTACTTTTACGACGACGAAGGTTCGCGCCTGTTCATGGAGATCATGAAATTGCCCGAATATTATCCGACTCGTGCTGAATTCAAGATCTTCGAAGAGCAAACTGATGAGATCTGCCGGGCATTCACGGACGGTGCGATCGGGATCGACCTTATCGAGCTAGGCGCCGGTGACGGTGCCAAAACCGCGGTGCTGATCCATCATTTCCTGAAAGAGGGCATCGATTTTACCTATTCCCCGATCGATATCTCACAAGAAGCGAACGACGCGCTTTCGACACGTTTCAAAACGATGTTCCCAGACCTCAAGATCAGCCCTCTTACCGGTGATTATTTCAAGGTTCTCGGATCGCTAAAGAACGGCAGCGGTCGACGCAAGGTTCTTCTCTTCCTGGGTTCGAATATCGGCAATTTTCAACAGGACAAAGCACTCGGTTTCTTTCGCGAACTCCGCGCCGTGATGAACGCGAACGACCGACTATTCATCGGTTTCGACATGCAGAAAGACCCGCGCGTCATTGTCGCGGCATACGACGATCCTGAAGGCGTCACGGCGGCTTTCAATCTCAATCTACTTTCGCGGATAAATCGCGAACTCGGGGCTGATTTCGACCTCTCAAAGTTCTCACATTATGCTCAGTACCGGCCGGTCGAATGTGCCGCGCGCTCGTTCCTCATCAGCCGCGAAAGGCAGACAGTGACGATCAAGGCTCTAAACCGCTCGTTCGACTTCGATCAATGGGAACCGATCTTTATGGAGATCTCGCAGAAATACACGCGCGCAATGATCGAAGAACTTTCTTCAGATAGTGGGTTTGAGATCGAACAGGAGTTTCACAACCCCGACGACTTCTACATCGATTCCCTATGGAGGCCGATGTAG
- a CDS encoding ergothioneine biosynthesis protein EgtB yields MQAVHSFGSHTESLIDRYLRIRKYTENLCEPLEIEDYIPQPIVDVSPPKWNIAHTTWFFEEMILKKFASNYRVFDPSFGFLFNSYYNTLGNRTARDHRGDLSRPTVNQIFSYRAYVDEAMTGLLGSLGRSVVAEGLSSVPDGPEVPGDLAELVDLGLNHEQQHQELLISDLKYTFSVNPLFPVYRENHFPEETRDSGSEGYTDISGGICEIGYNGVEFCFDNERSRHKVWIDDFSISNRLVTNGEFLEFINDGGYTDHRLWHSEGWDWVNRESVASPLYWHDRDGEWQHFTLGGLRPIRIDAPVCHVSLYEAAAFAEWKGMRLPTEFEWEAANEKFVWGLRWEWTNSAYLPYPGFSKPDGAVGEYNGKFMMNQMVLRGASVATPEGHSRPTYRNFFHPHLRWQFTGIRLAR; encoded by the coding sequence ATGCAGGCAGTTCATTCTTTTGGTTCGCACACTGAGTCGCTTATCGACCGCTACCTGCGTATTCGCAAATATACCGAGAATCTGTGTGAACCGCTGGAGATCGAGGATTATATTCCCCAACCGATCGTCGACGTTTCGCCGCCTAAATGGAATATTGCGCACACGACCTGGTTCTTTGAAGAAATGATCCTCAAGAAATTCGCTTCGAATTACCGCGTCTTCGACCCGAGCTTCGGCTTTCTTTTCAACAGCTACTACAACACCCTCGGCAACCGTACAGCGCGCGACCACCGCGGCGATCTCTCAAGACCGACGGTGAATCAGATATTTTCATATCGAGCTTACGTCGACGAAGCGATGACCGGATTGCTTGGAAGCCTGGGTCGCTCGGTAGTTGCTGAGGGCTTATCGTCGGTGCCTGACGGGCCGGAGGTGCCTGGTGACTTGGCCGAGCTCGTGGACTTGGGTCTTAACCACGAGCAGCAGCATCAGGAACTCTTAATTTCAGATCTTAAATACACGTTCAGCGTAAACCCTCTTTTTCCGGTTTACCGCGAAAACCACTTTCCCGAAGAGACCCGAGATTCAGGCTCCGAAGGCTACACCGACATTTCCGGCGGCATCTGCGAGATCGGTTACAACGGTGTCGAATTCTGCTTCGACAACGAACGCTCCCGCCACAAGGTCTGGATCGACGATTTCTCGATCTCGAACCGCCTCGTCACGAATGGCGAGTTTCTCGAATTCATCAACGACGGCGGATACACGGATCATCGGCTGTGGCATTCCGAAGGGTGGGATTGGGTAAATCGCGAATCTGTCGCCTCGCCGCTTTACTGGCACGACCGAGACGGCGAATGGCAGCACTTTACGCTCGGCGGGCTTCGACCTATTCGGATAGACGCGCCTGTCTGCCACGTCTCGCTTTACGAAGCCGCGGCCTTCGCAGAATGGAAAGGGATGCGGCTGCCGACCGAGTTCGAATGGGAAGCCGCGAATGAGAAATTCGTTTGGGGATTGCGTTGGGAATGGACCAACTCCGCATACTTGCCGTATCCGGGCTTCTCGAAACCGGATGGGGCCGTAGGCGAATACAACGGCAAGTTCATGATGAACCAAATGGTGCTTCGCGGAGCTTCGGTAGCAACACCGGAAGGCCACAGCCGCCCCACGTACCGCAACTTTTTCCACCCTCACCTGCGTTGGCAGTTCACGGGTATCAGGTTGGCTCGTTAG
- a CDS encoding SUMF1/EgtB/PvdO family nonheme iron enzyme, whose protein sequence is MKECQLCKNCYSDDVGTCPKDGMPTMHTIAGEPILEGKYHIECRLGQGGMGVVYKARHAYLKTQLAIKIILPDLVGNDPQLVTRFRQEALAAAAIRHQNVVAVTDYGVIGGSIPFLVMEYVEGESLHDLLTREKRLSPERALELMSAICSGVGAAHHQGIVHRDLKPLNIMICSDKPHISQAVKILDFGLAKIKSGELLGSFIQAQTTGLMGSPYYMAPEQWADDEPDSRSDIYSLGVMLYQMLAGDVPFKGSSIPAIMKKHISDPAPRFAEMGVSVSPEVEAAVLHTLQKDKEKRTPSVEVLISELKEAIFPASIGIHTTSGGIPKVPAVNIKTDPPHSMVFVDNVPVGQSRDDGWITLNGLQTGSHNLRISKEGYEDWIGDVNCDGNPKQVVAELRSAADAIPRPPAATIAYSGAISPNTPQNFSTTQDNSPDMLKTSVQAWDTGRHTVDVGSRPQKRSLLSPLVLTAAGALAFLVIAVGGIGGAYMLGFFESKPKPPANVANSTTPTPTETPVLVKKAELVQIPAGSFMMGRNDGRENEKPAHKRDVQAFLMDKTEVTNSEYLAFVQETGYRPVPGHWVNDKPLPEHYEMPVRLVSLDDAKAFAAWRSKRDNATYRLPTEIEWEYAARNGSKNNLYPWGDTYDPKCAVLDQPNNEPKAVGNAGCPNDWGVRDLIGNVFEWTSTEISLYPGSSGEIAKLAEPHFMVRGGGAIYKSSGPDGITATFRQEVPASTKSPGLGFRLVRSQ, encoded by the coding sequence ATGAAAGAATGCCAGCTTTGTAAAAACTGCTATTCCGACGATGTCGGAACTTGCCCCAAAGACGGAATGCCGACGATGCACACGATCGCCGGTGAACCGATCTTAGAGGGCAAGTACCATATCGAATGCCGACTCGGGCAAGGCGGAATGGGGGTCGTTTACAAAGCACGGCACGCTTACCTCAAGACACAGCTTGCGATTAAGATAATTCTCCCGGATCTGGTCGGTAACGACCCTCAGTTGGTAACGCGATTCAGGCAAGAAGCCCTGGCGGCAGCGGCGATCCGCCATCAGAATGTTGTTGCCGTTACCGATTACGGCGTGATCGGCGGTTCTATCCCTTTCCTGGTGATGGAGTACGTCGAAGGCGAATCGCTTCACGACCTATTGACCCGAGAAAAACGATTGTCGCCTGAAAGGGCGTTGGAATTGATGTCGGCGATCTGCTCAGGCGTCGGTGCCGCCCATCATCAAGGTATCGTTCACCGCGACCTCAAGCCGTTGAATATCATGATATGCAGCGATAAGCCGCATATCTCACAGGCAGTAAAGATCCTCGATTTCGGCTTGGCGAAGATAAAGTCCGGTGAATTGCTCGGATCGTTCATACAGGCGCAAACGACCGGATTAATGGGCTCGCCATATTACATGGCCCCGGAGCAATGGGCTGATGACGAGCCCGATTCGCGGTCGGATATTTACAGTCTTGGCGTGATGCTTTATCAAATGCTCGCGGGTGATGTGCCTTTCAAGGGTTCGTCCATTCCGGCGATCATGAAGAAGCACATCAGCGATCCGGCTCCGCGGTTCGCCGAAATGGGCGTAAGTGTTTCGCCAGAGGTCGAGGCCGCGGTACTGCATACTCTTCAAAAAGACAAAGAGAAGCGGACCCCGTCGGTCGAGGTGCTGATCAGCGAATTGAAGGAAGCTATCTTCCCGGCATCGATCGGTATTCACACGACCTCAGGCGGCATTCCAAAAGTGCCGGCCGTCAATATCAAGACCGATCCGCCGCACTCGATGGTCTTTGTGGATAACGTCCCGGTCGGGCAAAGCCGCGATGATGGCTGGATAACCCTGAATGGCCTGCAGACCGGCAGCCACAATTTGCGAATAAGCAAAGAGGGGTATGAGGACTGGATCGGCGACGTGAACTGTGACGGCAACCCCAAACAGGTCGTTGCTGAGTTGAGATCGGCGGCCGATGCGATACCAAGGCCGCCTGCAGCGACGATCGCATACAGCGGAGCGATATCGCCGAATACGCCTCAGAATTTTTCGACAACGCAGGACAACTCGCCGGACATGCTCAAGACCTCGGTTCAGGCGTGGGATACTGGCCGGCATACCGTCGATGTCGGATCGCGGCCGCAAAAGAGATCGCTGCTTTCGCCGCTGGTACTGACTGCTGCTGGTGCCCTGGCGTTTCTTGTAATTGCCGTTGGCGGAATTGGCGGAGCGTATATGCTCGGATTCTTTGAATCAAAGCCCAAACCGCCTGCGAATGTCGCCAACAGTACGACACCAACGCCAACGGAAACACCTGTTCTCGTCAAGAAGGCCGAATTAGTGCAGATCCCGGCAGGCTCATTCATGATGGGGCGCAATGACGGGCGCGAGAACGAAAAACCAGCTCATAAACGCGACGTGCAGGCGTTTTTGATGGATAAGACAGAGGTAACCAACTCGGAGTATCTGGCTTTTGTGCAGGAAACAGGTTATCGACCGGTTCCTGGGCATTGGGTGAACGATAAACCTTTGCCCGAGCACTATGAGATGCCCGTCCGCCTGGTCAGTCTCGACGATGCAAAGGCCTTCGCCGCGTGGCGCTCGAAACGTGACAACGCCACGTACAGGCTTCCGACCGAGATCGAATGGGAATACGCCGCCCGCAATGGTTCAAAGAACAATCTGTATCCTTGGGGTGATACTTACGACCCGAAGTGCGCGGTCCTGGATCAGCCAAATAACGAACCAAAGGCGGTCGGTAATGCCGGCTGTCCGAACGACTGGGGCGTCCGAGATCTGATCGGGAACGTCTTTGAATGGACCAGTACGGAAATTTCGTTATATCCGGGAAGCTCCGGAGAGATCGCGAAACTCGCTGAACCGCATTTCATGGTCCGTGGCGGCGGTGCGATATACAAGTCGTCCGGGCCCGACGGGATAACCGCGACATTCCGCCAGGAGGTCCCCGCTTCGACCAAGAGTCCCGGCCTTGGTTTCCGGCTTGTCCGATCTCAATGA